In one Roseburia intestinalis L1-82 genomic region, the following are encoded:
- a CDS encoding class I SAM-dependent methyltransferase, translated as MPSILTPSIDFLIKQLHLKGTEKILDLACGFGRHSLEFARRGYDVTGIDITPAYIDYANEQAKKENLNAKFICQDIRTITFDKEFDVVLNMADGAIGYLEDDGENHKIFSVIAKALKNGGKHFMDIMNGSYAQTHFPCKLWDAGEKGLTLSAFEWEKDRKTLIYGQVDYMYGEALYKPEMKEGNPIRLYSLDEITEIFGKLGLRICNSFADFSGKPSSDNDIQLTVYSIRE; from the coding sequence CTGCCAAGTATCCTAACACCGTCAATAGATTTTCTAATCAAGCAGTTACATTTAAAAGGAACGGAAAAAATACTTGATCTTGCATGTGGATTTGGTCGGCACTCACTGGAGTTTGCCAGACGTGGGTATGATGTTACCGGTATTGATATTACACCGGCGTACATAGATTATGCAAACGAGCAGGCAAAAAAAGAAAATTTGAATGCAAAGTTCATTTGTCAGGACATTCGCACGATCACATTTGATAAGGAATTTGATGTTGTGCTGAATATGGCGGATGGAGCAATAGGATATCTTGAAGACGATGGGGAAAATCATAAGATTTTTTCTGTCATTGCGAAAGCATTAAAAAATGGTGGAAAGCACTTTATGGATATCATGAATGGAAGCTATGCCCAAACACATTTCCCTTGCAAGTTATGGGATGCAGGAGAAAAGGGACTTACATTATCTGCTTTTGAATGGGAGAAGGATAGAAAAACGCTGATATATGGGCAGGTAGACTATATGTATGGAGAAGCACTTTATAAGCCTGAAATGAAAGAAGGAAATCCTATAAGGTTATATAGTTTGGATGAAATCACGGAGATATTCGGTAAATTAGGACTTCGTATTTGTAACAGCTTTGCTGATTTCAGTGGAAAGCCGAGTTCTGATAATGATATTCAATTGACGGTTTATTCCATACGAGAATAA
- the bsh gene encoding choloylglycine hydrolase, giving the protein MCTAATYKTKDFYMGRTLDYEFSYGEQITITPRNYEFDFRFSGKIKSHYALIGMAFVAEVYPLYYDAVNEKGLGMAGLNFVGNAAYEEALPEDETEVSQVAQFEFIPWILTQCATVAEAREKLAAMRLTGTAFSEQLPTAQLHWIIADKDSCIVVESMKDGLHVYDNPVGVLTNNPPFPSQMFALNNYAGVSRKQPESTFAGVLQLDAYSRGMGGMGIPGDLSSQSRFVKVAFTKLNSISGEEEDESVSQFFHILGSVDQQRGCCEVTEGKYEITIYTSCCNTAKGIYYYTTYDNHQITAVDMHAENLDSDQLICYPLLSKGEVRWQNK; this is encoded by the coding sequence ATGTGTACAGCAGCAACTTACAAAACAAAAGATTTTTATATGGGCAGAACGCTTGATTATGAATTTTCCTATGGGGAACAGATCACGATAACGCCAAGAAATTACGAATTTGATTTCCGGTTTTCCGGGAAGATAAAAAGCCATTATGCTTTGATCGGAATGGCATTTGTTGCAGAAGTTTATCCGCTTTATTATGATGCTGTTAATGAAAAAGGCCTTGGAATGGCAGGTCTTAATTTTGTCGGCAATGCGGCATATGAAGAGGCTTTGCCGGAAGATGAAACAGAAGTCAGCCAGGTGGCACAGTTCGAGTTCATCCCATGGATCCTTACACAGTGTGCTACTGTAGCAGAGGCGAGAGAGAAGCTGGCAGCAATGAGACTGACAGGTACAGCATTCAGTGAACAGCTGCCGACAGCACAGCTTCACTGGATCATTGCAGACAAAGACTCCTGTATCGTTGTTGAGTCTATGAAAGATGGGCTGCATGTATATGATAATCCGGTAGGAGTGCTTACCAATAATCCCCCATTCCCGAGTCAGATGTTTGCACTGAATAATTATGCCGGAGTATCCAGAAAACAGCCGGAGAGTACTTTTGCAGGAGTATTACAGCTTGATGCATATAGCAGAGGAATGGGTGGAATGGGAATACCTGGAGATCTTTCCAGCCAGTCAAGATTTGTGAAAGTTGCCTTTACAAAATTAAATTCGATCTCCGGTGAAGAAGAGGATGAGAGTGTAAGCCAGTTCTTCCATATCTTAGGATCCGTAGATCAGCAGCGTGGATGCTGTGAGGTGACAGAAGGCAAATATGAGATCACGATATACACGTCCTGTTGTAATACAGCAAAAGGTATTTATTATTATACGACTTATGATAATCATCAGATCACAGCGGTTGACATGCATGCAGAAAATCTGGATTCAGATCAGCTGATCTGTTATCCGCTTCTGTCCAAGGGCGAAGTCAGATGGCAGAATAAATAA
- a CDS encoding FUSC family protein, with the protein MTFYQELQLNQAGSKNLLKKSETVKEKSYHILVYLVKIAVTMAFCFLFVTIFSILFGNENSIVGVVVLLCLMVFRNADLGIHTGQSTMLLALFFVIMTVCPHLANQFSPVLGMLLNIAALAVLILFGCHNPFMFNQSTLVLGYLLLYGYDVTGKSYQMRLVGMALGAALTCFVFYRNHKNRTYKRNLKDLIQEFDITSSRTKWQICQILCVPIVLCIAELCNMPRAMWAGIAAMSAILPFMEDMHYRVRKRIVGNIAGVICFTVLYFLLPSSIYAYIGILGGIGVGFSAQYGWQAVFNTFGALAIAAETYGLQGAVSLRVIQNVFGVVFALAFCVIFYWFMSKKKESDVTVHAE; encoded by the coding sequence ATGACATTTTATCAGGAATTGCAGTTAAATCAGGCAGGTTCTAAAAATCTGTTGAAAAAGAGTGAAACAGTGAAAGAAAAATCATATCATATACTGGTATATTTGGTAAAGATAGCTGTTACAATGGCATTTTGTTTTTTATTTGTTACTATTTTCAGTATCTTATTTGGAAATGAGAATAGTATTGTGGGTGTAGTAGTTTTATTATGCCTTATGGTATTTCGGAATGCGGATCTGGGGATCCACACCGGACAATCTACGATGCTTTTGGCTTTGTTCTTTGTAATTATGACTGTATGTCCGCATTTAGCAAATCAGTTTTCACCGGTATTGGGAATGCTGTTAAATATTGCGGCACTGGCTGTGTTGATTCTGTTCGGATGCCATAATCCATTCATGTTTAATCAATCTACATTGGTTCTTGGGTATCTGCTGCTATATGGTTATGATGTTACGGGAAAAAGCTATCAGATGCGATTAGTCGGAATGGCTTTAGGTGCAGCACTTACCTGCTTCGTATTTTATCGAAATCATAAAAACAGAACTTATAAAAGAAATCTGAAAGATCTGATACAAGAATTTGATATCACTTCTTCCAGAACAAAATGGCAGATATGTCAGATTTTATGCGTGCCGATTGTCCTTTGCATTGCAGAACTTTGTAATATGCCACGTGCAATGTGGGCTGGTATTGCGGCCATGTCCGCGATTTTGCCATTTATGGAAGATATGCACTACAGAGTCCGTAAAAGGATTGTCGGAAATATTGCAGGTGTTATATGTTTTACAGTGTTATATTTTCTGCTTCCTTCGTCAATCTATGCATATATAGGAATTCTTGGTGGAATCGGTGTAGGATTTTCAGCACAATATGGCTGGCAGGCAGTATTTAACACATTTGGTGCTTTAGCCATTGCTGCAGAGACTTATGGACTACAAGGAGCGGTTAGTCTTAGAGTGATTCAAAATGTTTTTGGTGTTGTGTTTGCTTTAGCATTTTGTGTTATATTTTATTGGTTTATGTCTAAAAAAAAGGAAAGTGATGTGACCGTACATGCAGAGTGA
- the ftsH gene encoding ATP-dependent zinc metalloprotease FtsH, whose product MKEVKTPKKPLAYYYGIVLIMLIVFNLVVTPILMEHQVKETDYGTFMSMIEKKNIGEVEVEDNQIIFTDKDQKNIYKTGLMNDPNLTDRLYECGAVFAKDIDKQMSPIISFLLTGVLPLILFIALGNYMAKKLMEHAGGKNSMAFGMGKSNAKIYVQSSEGIRFSDVAGEDEAKENLSEIVDYLHNPKKYTDVGASMPKGVLLVGPPGTGKTMLAKAVAGESNVPFFSMSGSEFVEMFVGMGASKVRDLFGQAKEKAPCIVFIDEIDAIGKKRDGQMGGNDEREQTLNQLLTEMDGFEGNNGVIILAATNRPESLDPALTRPGRFDRRVPVELPDLAGREAILKVHAKKIKASDDVDLHTIARMASGASGAELANIINEAALRAVRSGRTVVNESDLEESIEVVIAGYQKKNAVLSDQEKKVVAYHEIGHALVAALQSHSAPVQKITIIPRTSGALGYTMQVEQGDKYLMTKKELENKIATFTGGRAAEEIVFGEITTGASNDIEQATKIARAMITRYGMTDEFDMVAMENVTNQYLGGDTSLSCSADTQKEIDEKVVQLVKAEHEKARKILAENREKLDELAMYLYEKETITGDEFMDILDRK is encoded by the coding sequence ATGAAAGAAGTTAAAACACCGAAAAAACCACTGGCATATTATTATGGGATTGTGTTAATAATGCTGATCGTATTTAATCTGGTTGTCACACCAATCCTTATGGAGCATCAGGTAAAGGAAACGGATTATGGAACTTTTATGAGCATGATCGAGAAGAAGAATATTGGTGAAGTAGAAGTTGAGGACAATCAGATCATCTTTACAGATAAAGATCAAAAAAATATTTATAAAACAGGTCTGATGAACGATCCGAACCTGACGGACAGGCTATATGAATGTGGAGCAGTATTCGCAAAAGATATCGATAAGCAGATGTCACCGATCATCAGCTTCCTGCTGACCGGGGTTTTGCCATTGATTCTTTTTATCGCACTGGGAAATTATATGGCGAAGAAACTGATGGAGCATGCCGGAGGAAAAAATTCGATGGCTTTTGGAATGGGAAAAAGCAATGCGAAGATTTATGTGCAATCCAGTGAGGGAATCCGTTTTTCAGACGTTGCAGGAGAAGATGAGGCGAAAGAAAACCTTTCAGAGATCGTTGATTATCTTCACAATCCGAAGAAGTATACCGATGTAGGTGCGTCTATGCCAAAAGGTGTCCTTCTTGTAGGACCTCCGGGAACCGGCAAAACAATGCTTGCAAAAGCAGTTGCGGGTGAATCAAATGTACCATTTTTCTCAATGTCCGGATCAGAATTCGTTGAGATGTTTGTCGGTATGGGAGCTTCCAAAGTTCGAGATCTTTTCGGACAGGCAAAGGAAAAGGCACCATGTATCGTGTTTATTGATGAAATTGATGCCATTGGTAAAAAGCGTGACGGACAAATGGGCGGAAATGATGAGAGGGAGCAGACCTTAAACCAGCTTCTTACAGAGATGGACGGATTTGAAGGAAATAATGGTGTCATCATTCTTGCTGCAACGAACCGTCCGGAGTCGTTAGATCCGGCACTTACACGTCCGGGACGTTTTGACAGACGTGTGCCGGTTGAACTGCCGGATCTTGCAGGCCGTGAAGCAATTTTAAAGGTTCATGCAAAGAAGATAAAAGCATCTGATGATGTTGACCTGCATACGATTGCACGTATGGCATCGGGGGCATCCGGTGCGGAGCTTGCCAATATTATAAATGAAGCAGCATTACGTGCTGTCCGTAGTGGAAGGACCGTTGTAAATGAATCTGATCTCGAAGAAAGTATAGAAGTGGTTATTGCAGGATATCAGAAGAAGAATGCGGTTCTTTCAGATCAGGAGAAGAAGGTTGTTGCATATCATGAGATAGGACACGCTCTGGTAGCTGCATTGCAGAGTCATTCAGCACCGGTCCAGAAGATTACGATCATCCCGCGTACCTCAGGTGCACTCGGCTACACTATGCAGGTTGAGCAGGGTGATAAATATCTGATGACGAAAAAAGAACTTGAGAATAAGATTGCTACATTTACAGGCGGACGTGCGGCAGAGGAGATCGTATTTGGTGAGATCACGACCGGAGCCTCCAATGATATCGAACAGGCAACAAAAATTGCAAGAGCGATGATCACCCGCTATGGCATGACAGATGAATTCGACATGGTGGCAATGGAAAACGTGACCAACCAGTATCTTGGCGGCGATACGTCTCTTTCCTGTTCTGCAGATACACAGAAGGAAATTGATGAAAAAGTCGTGCAGCTCGTAAAAGCAGAGCATGAAAAAGCAAGAAAAATCCTTGCTGAAAACAGGGAAAAACTGGACGAACTGGCTATGTACCTGTATGAGAAGGAAACAATTACAGGTGACGAATTTATGGATATTTTAGACAGAAAATAA
- a CDS encoding lantibiotic immunity ABC transporter MutG family permease subunit yields the protein MIGRSLNADLRKMKGTSVILAHLLIPIITSVIFLIYYFFSPWNENMKVIAFYQAIGAGLPVLIGIFTASVMEQEQNAGDFQNLLSLPDKPAAFLSKLLMLLVLCLCSILLTAIIFGIGFGRIASSDIEIMKGCIFAALLLWGSSVPLYLWQLILAFQFGKGVSIGAGIISGLISALMLTGLGDYVWKYVFVCWTGRVPYTYLQSVLGETSVGEWLSFIPGCLIFTGISMVYYFWWVNHWEGNRISE from the coding sequence ATGATTGGAAGATCTCTTAATGCAGACTTGCGAAAGATGAAAGGAACATCTGTGATTCTGGCACACTTACTGATTCCGATTATAACCAGCGTTATATTTTTAATATATTACTTTTTTTCACCATGGAATGAAAATATGAAAGTGATTGCATTTTATCAGGCAATAGGAGCAGGACTTCCGGTACTTATTGGAATTTTTACAGCAAGTGTGATGGAACAGGAACAAAATGCAGGTGATTTTCAAAATCTGTTGTCTTTACCGGATAAACCTGCAGCATTTTTATCGAAACTGTTGATGCTACTGGTTTTGTGTCTGTGCTCTATCCTATTGACAGCAATCATATTCGGAATTGGATTTGGAAGAATCGCATCAAGCGATATCGAAATCATGAAAGGATGTATATTTGCAGCATTGCTGCTGTGGGGAAGCAGTGTTCCACTTTATCTGTGGCAGCTGATTCTGGCTTTTCAGTTTGGAAAAGGGGTATCCATTGGAGCAGGGATTATATCAGGACTAATTAGTGCATTGATGCTTACCGGACTTGGAGATTATGTGTGGAAATATGTATTTGTCTGCTGGACGGGTAGAGTACCATATACTTATCTGCAATCTGTATTGGGAGAAACTAGTGTAGGTGAATGGTTGTCATTCATACCAGGTTGCTTAATATTTACAGGGATTAGTATGGTATACTATTTTTGGTGGGTAAACCACTGGGAAGGAAACAGAATATCGGAATAG
- a CDS encoding response regulator transcription factor — protein MGKVSVLIRRKENVFQILIVEDDKELSQLFQKVLEKNGYQVKSASDGAQALEVLDKEYIDLIISDIMMPVMDGYELVSELRSAGYQIPVLMITAKGSFDDMRQGFLSGSDDYMVKPVNVNEMVLRVGALLRRAQILNEHKIVIGSTEFDYDAMTVTTDKESLVLPKKEFLLLYKLAASPGRTFTKQQLMDEVWGYETEADPHTIEVHIGRIRERFKDNPDFEIVTMRGIGYKVVKK, from the coding sequence ATGGGCAAGGTATCTGTTTTAATAAGGAGGAAGGAAAACGTGTTTCAAATATTGATTGTAGAAGATGATAAAGAATTAAGCCAGCTATTCCAAAAAGTGCTTGAGAAGAATGGATATCAGGTCAAAAGTGCATCGGATGGAGCACAGGCATTAGAAGTATTGGATAAGGAATATATTGATCTGATCATTTCTGATATTATGATGCCGGTTATGGATGGCTATGAACTGGTGTCGGAACTTCGTTCAGCAGGATATCAGATACCAGTGCTTATGATCACTGCGAAAGGTTCCTTTGATGATATGCGCCAGGGATTTCTTTCGGGAAGTGACGATTATATGGTAAAACCGGTAAATGTGAATGAAATGGTTTTAAGAGTCGGAGCACTGCTTCGCCGTGCACAGATACTGAATGAACACAAAATTGTGATCGGTTCAACAGAGTTTGATTATGATGCAATGACGGTTACAACTGATAAGGAAAGTCTTGTTTTGCCTAAAAAAGAATTCCTGCTTTTATATAAGCTTGCAGCTTCGCCAGGCAGAACATTTACAAAACAACAGTTGATGGATGAAGTATGGGGATACGAGACGGAGGCAGACCCACATACGATAGAGGTACATATAGGAAGAATCAGAGAGCGTTTTAAAGATAACCCTGATTTTGAAATCGTAACAATGCGTGGAATTGGATACAAGGTGGTGAAAAAATAA
- a CDS encoding phospholipase D family protein, whose translation MKKYKICKILLVILAIFLCMAFYELLGICVAYKKQPEVSNTTKKETKNGSWNECSENTERAVIIEKNPEALLQRVRLIKNAKKEIILSTFAFQSDESGKLILGALHDAADRGVHIRLLVDGMESWIDMEGNPYFYGLSSHENVEIKLYNKANPLKPWKMMGRMHDKYLIADGKRYILGGRNTYNYFLGDFPGHKNYDRDVLVVCDEPEKENSVNQLLEYFETIWEQEDSGYFHDNKKLANRKSVKNAVLELQNGYQKYFEENKERICDTDYTDETFETEKIALVSNPIHTGSKEPVVWYQLGELMKNAKNRVKIHTPYIICNDMMYNTWEEIAENVSDFSIMTNSVANNGNPFGAADYAKNRNRILSTGINIWEYEGGYSYHGKSILIDDDLSVIGSFNMDMRSTYLDTELMLVIRSKDINKQLEEGMMEYEKVSRQILEGGTYNDPYHVEPIELTKKRQRKIFLVQHLLGWARYLF comes from the coding sequence ATGAAAAAGTATAAAATATGTAAAATCCTTCTTGTTATACTGGCAATTTTTTTATGTATGGCTTTTTATGAATTGCTCGGAATCTGCGTTGCATATAAAAAGCAGCCGGAAGTGTCCAATACAACCAAAAAAGAAACAAAAAATGGGTCATGGAACGAATGCAGTGAAAATACAGAACGGGCAGTAATCATAGAAAAGAATCCAGAAGCGCTTTTACAAAGAGTGCGTTTGATCAAGAATGCAAAAAAGGAAATTATTCTTTCTACTTTTGCATTTCAATCCGATGAAAGTGGAAAATTGATTTTAGGAGCACTGCATGATGCGGCAGACAGAGGTGTACATATTCGTCTGTTAGTAGATGGAATGGAGAGCTGGATTGATATGGAAGGCAATCCGTATTTCTATGGATTATCTTCCCATGAGAATGTTGAAATTAAACTATATAATAAGGCTAATCCGTTGAAACCATGGAAGATGATGGGTAGAATGCATGATAAATATTTGATTGCAGATGGAAAGAGATATATTCTTGGGGGAAGAAATACATACAATTATTTCCTGGGTGATTTTCCGGGACATAAGAACTATGACAGAGACGTGTTAGTAGTTTGCGATGAACCTGAGAAAGAAAATTCAGTTAACCAGTTGTTAGAGTATTTTGAAACGATATGGGAACAAGAAGACAGTGGTTATTTTCATGACAATAAAAAACTGGCAAATAGAAAATCTGTAAAGAACGCAGTTTTAGAGCTGCAGAACGGCTATCAGAAATATTTTGAAGAGAATAAGGAAAGAATCTGCGATACCGATTACACGGACGAAACTTTTGAGACAGAAAAGATTGCATTAGTGTCAAATCCTATTCACACAGGTTCCAAAGAACCAGTAGTGTGGTATCAGTTGGGAGAATTGATGAAAAATGCAAAAAATCGTGTGAAGATCCACACGCCATATATTATCTGTAATGATATGATGTATAATACATGGGAGGAGATTGCAGAGAACGTTTCAGATTTTTCTATCATGACAAATTCAGTTGCGAATAATGGGAATCCATTTGGGGCTGCCGATTATGCGAAAAACAGAAATAGAATCTTAAGTACAGGAATTAATATCTGGGAATATGAAGGCGGTTATTCATACCACGGAAAAAGTATTCTGATTGACGATGATCTGTCTGTAATCGGTTCCTTTAATATGGACATGAGAAGTACATATCTGGATACGGAACTGATGCTTGTAATACGCAGTAAAGATATTAATAAACAGTTGGAAGAGGGGATGATGGAATATGAAAAAGTGTCCCGCCAGATATTAGAAGGCGGAACTTATAATGATCCATATCATGTAGAGCCAATCGAATTAACAAAGAAACGTCAGAGAAAAATATTTTTAGTACAGCATCTGCTTGGATGGGCAAGGTATCTGTTTTAA
- a CDS encoding lantibiotic immunity ABC transporter MutE/EpiE family permease subunit gives MVNIIKAEHQKAKRTMRKKFIWGFPLLTFVMAFIFTLGMTNAYAESVWNWWYTLLLPGMIALFCYLSVAQEKKIKYYHLMTIPTDRRKLLLGKIIYIGYMILFSNVIVFAGATLGGFLLTTHVPVKGALIAVLFLTVSELWEIPVALFLSERFGMIVNLFVCLFITVSGVVISQTRIWYVLVSAIPMRMMCPLLHVLPNGLAAEAGNPLLDTGVIVPGMCLSIIWFVFVTVLFLKWFERREVK, from the coding sequence ATGGTTAATATTATAAAAGCAGAACATCAAAAAGCCAAAAGAACCATGCGAAAAAAGTTTATCTGGGGATTTCCTCTTCTTACATTTGTCATGGCATTTATATTTACTCTTGGGATGACAAATGCTTATGCAGAAAGTGTTTGGAACTGGTGGTATACACTTTTGCTGCCGGGGATGATTGCTCTATTTTGTTATCTTTCTGTGGCGCAGGAGAAAAAGATAAAATACTATCATTTAATGACTATTCCCACAGACAGAAGAAAATTGTTGCTGGGGAAAATTATTTATATTGGGTACATGATTTTGTTTTCTAATGTGATTGTGTTTGCAGGAGCAACGCTTGGAGGCTTTCTTCTAACGACACATGTTCCAGTGAAAGGAGCGTTGATTGCAGTATTGTTTCTGACGGTTTCTGAGTTATGGGAGATTCCGGTAGCTTTATTTTTAAGTGAACGATTTGGAATGATTGTAAACCTGTTCGTCTGCCTATTTATTACCGTCAGCGGTGTGGTAATATCACAAACCAGAATCTGGTATGTACTTGTTTCTGCAATCCCTATGCGAATGATGTGCCCGTTGCTTCATGTTTTACCAAATGGACTTGCCGCAGAAGCAGGGAATCCTCTTTTGGATACGGGAGTCATTGTTCCGGGAATGTGTCTCTCAATCATCTGGTTTGTTTTTGTAACGGTTCTGTTTTTGAAATGGTTTGAGAGAAGAGAGGTGAAATAA
- a CDS encoding HAMP domain-containing sensor histidine kinase: MEQKKEKGLRIRSCLTGAIWLALVFSTVISALLFAFLNHFFNLPGSIPVLGWLLIFNTLIAGLITSFINAKLLEPITRLSKAMKEVSRGDFEQHLETNSRIAEVGESYQSFNVMTKELRATEVLQMDFVSNVSHEFKTPINAIEGYTMLLQGEELSQEQEEYVEKILFNTQRLSGLVGNILLLSKLENQNIPMKKTEYRLDEQIRQAFLSLETKWTEKEIGFQVELEEVKYTGNEGLFMHIWMNLLDNAIKFSPAKGTIMMFLKQEKDSVMFILEDEGPGIEDDVKTRIFDKFYQADGSHKAEGNGLGLALVKRIVDSAGGTIKAENREYGGCRFVVELPIQKDETI; this comes from the coding sequence ATGGAACAAAAGAAAGAAAAAGGATTGCGGATCCGATCCTGTCTGACTGGTGCAATCTGGCTGGCACTTGTATTTTCAACAGTCATATCTGCTTTATTATTTGCTTTTTTGAATCATTTTTTTAATCTGCCGGGCAGCATACCTGTGCTTGGCTGGCTTTTGATTTTCAATACATTGATTGCAGGGCTGATCACTTCCTTTATTAATGCAAAGTTACTAGAACCAATTACCAGACTTAGTAAAGCAATGAAGGAAGTTTCTCGGGGAGATTTTGAACAGCATTTGGAAACGAACAGCCGTATCGCAGAAGTTGGAGAATCTTATCAGAGTTTTAATGTGATGACAAAAGAGCTTCGTGCAACAGAGGTGCTGCAGATGGATTTTGTATCTAATGTTTCTCATGAGTTTAAGACCCCGATTAATGCCATTGAAGGGTATACAATGCTTCTTCAGGGAGAAGAACTGTCTCAGGAGCAAGAGGAATATGTAGAAAAAATCCTGTTTAATACCCAAAGGCTTTCCGGATTGGTTGGAAATATTTTGCTGTTATCCAAGTTAGAGAATCAGAACATACCAATGAAAAAAACAGAATATCGTCTGGATGAACAGATCCGTCAGGCATTTCTTTCCCTGGAGACAAAATGGACAGAAAAAGAAATTGGTTTCCAGGTAGAGCTGGAGGAAGTTAAATATACTGGAAATGAAGGACTTTTTATGCATATATGGATGAATCTTTTAGATAATGCGATTAAGTTCAGTCCTGCAAAGGGGACAATTATGATGTTTCTGAAGCAGGAAAAGGATTCTGTAATGTTTATTCTGGAAGATGAAGGACCGGGAATAGAGGATGATGTGAAAACCAGAATATTTGATAAATTTTATCAGGCAGACGGTTCTCACAAAGCAGAAGGAAATGGTCTCGGCCTTGCACTTGTGAAACGGATCGTAGATAGTGCTGGCGGGACAATCAAGGCAGAAAACCGGGAATATGGTGGATGCAGATTTGTTGTAGAGCTTCCAATACAGAAAGATGAGACCATATAA
- a CDS encoding CDP-alcohol phosphatidyltransferase family protein, whose translation MQSEVNQEENLNRIITVPNLLSFFRLCLIPVIIWSYCVKKNPLLAGEILLLSGLTDLADGYIARRFHRISNLGKILDPVADKLTQAAMLICLFTRFPHMLLLIVIMAGKELYMVVSGCLVIRKTGKVHGADWHGKIVTFLLYGTAAVHIIWFQITPMVSDLLIGLCAIMMVISVALYIIQNTRTLKGETV comes from the coding sequence ATGCAGAGTGAAGTGAATCAGGAAGAAAATTTGAATAGAATTATTACGGTTCCTAATCTTCTTTCTTTTTTTCGGCTTTGTCTGATTCCGGTAATTATATGGAGTTATTGTGTAAAGAAAAATCCTCTGTTAGCTGGTGAAATCTTATTGCTGTCTGGTCTTACGGATCTTGCTGATGGATATATCGCAAGAAGATTCCATAGGATTAGTAATTTAGGAAAAATACTTGATCCGGTGGCTGATAAGCTGACACAGGCAGCGATGTTAATCTGTCTGTTTACTCGTTTTCCGCATATGCTTCTTTTAATCGTAATAATGGCAGGTAAGGAGCTGTATATGGTAGTCAGTGGATGTCTTGTGATACGAAAGACAGGAAAAGTACATGGTGCAGACTGGCATGGAAAGATAGTAACCTTTTTATTATATGGAACTGCAGCGGTGCATATTATATGGTTCCAAATTACACCGATGGTATCAGATCTGTTGATTGGTTTGTGCGCTATAATGATGGTCATATCGGTCGCTCTGTATATTATCCAGAATACCAGGACTCTTAAGGGAGAGACTGTATAA
- a CDS encoding lantibiotic protection ABC transporter ATP-binding protein has translation MEMMLQTQNLCKYFRKQKAVNNVSLNIEKKQIYGLLGPNGAGKSTTLKMLTGMMKPTAGKIYFDGKLLDRKDLSKIGALIENPPIYENLSARENLKVRQLLLGTDENRIDEVLQIVSLTNTGKKKAGQFSLGMKQRLGIAMALLGEPELLILDEPTNGLDPIGIEELRELIRSFPEQGITVILSSHILSEVQLLADKVGIISGGILGYEGALKQGDNLEDLFMNVVRKNQKAGEIHG, from the coding sequence ATGGAAATGATGTTGCAGACACAAAATTTGTGTAAATATTTTAGAAAGCAGAAAGCGGTAAATAATGTTTCACTTAATATAGAAAAGAAACAGATTTATGGACTGCTTGGACCGAATGGTGCGGGAAAATCTACCACATTGAAAATGTTGACTGGTATGATGAAACCAACTGCAGGAAAGATTTACTTTGATGGAAAACTTTTGGATAGGAAAGATTTATCAAAAATAGGAGCGTTAATTGAAAATCCGCCTATTTATGAAAATCTTTCCGCCAGAGAGAATTTGAAGGTAAGACAATTATTGCTTGGTACAGATGAAAACAGAATTGATGAGGTCTTGCAGATTGTATCACTTACAAACACCGGAAAGAAGAAAGCAGGACAGTTTTCTTTGGGAATGAAACAAAGACTAGGAATTGCAATGGCATTGCTTGGAGAACCGGAACTCTTGATATTGGATGAACCTACGAATGGATTAGATCCAATAGGCATCGAGGAATTACGAGAGCTGATCCGGTCTTTTCCGGAACAGGGAATCACTGTAATTCTCTCCAGTCATATTCTCTCAGAGGTACAGTTACTTGCAGATAAAGTCGGGATTATTTCAGGTGGAATCTTAGGATACGAAGGAGCATTAAAGCAGGGAGATAATCTTGAAGATTTGTTTATGAATGTGGTAAGAAAAAACCAGAAAGCAGGTGAAATCCATGGTTAA